Proteins encoded by one window of Pyxidicoccus trucidator:
- a CDS encoding helix-turn-helix domain-containing protein yields the protein MNEELATRIGSAAREARTQLGLTQAEVAEKLGLAHMVYSRLERGKMLPSVQTLLRMCSVLRISSDELLGIADVEEGTKSGKGERGQGGAPKLRQLTGLARKMDEDQLDALVKVAQVLLR from the coding sequence ATGAACGAAGAACTGGCGACCCGTATTGGAAGTGCCGCCCGTGAGGCCCGGACGCAGCTCGGGCTCACGCAGGCGGAGGTGGCCGAGAAACTGGGCCTCGCGCACATGGTCTACAGCCGCTTGGAGCGCGGGAAGATGCTGCCCAGCGTCCAGACGCTGCTGCGGATGTGCTCAGTGCTTAGAATCTCCTCGGACGAGTTGCTGGGAATCGCGGATGTGGAGGAGGGGACGAAATCGGGCAAGGGGGAGCGAGGGCAGGGCGGGGCGCCCAAGCTGCGCCAGCTCACGGGCCTTGCGCGCAAGATGGACGAGGACCAGCTCGATGCCCTCGTGAAGGTGGCCCAGGTGTTGTTGCGCTGA